In Zingiber officinale cultivar Zhangliang chromosome 1A, Zo_v1.1, whole genome shotgun sequence, a genomic segment contains:
- the LOC122034542 gene encoding outer envelope pore protein 24A, chloroplastic-like → MKATFKGRYEANKNATAVATLAVNAGDVRVKASMADSTFIRGPSLNGLAFSVEKPGAFILDYNLPTNDVRFQFMNSVRLKEKTVNLTYIHALGSNRTTLDGSVVFDPSNKVNVSYTFGKPSACKIKYVYAHGELRRTVLEPCYDVSKNAWDFALTRKFEGGDSLKATYHTTTSDLGLEWGRDSKDGGSFKICAIVNLAEQHKTPKLIAESTWNYEI, encoded by the exons ATGAAGGCGACGTTTAAGGGCCGATACGAGGCGAACAAGAACGCCACCGCCGTAGCCACACTCGCCGTCAACGCTGGCGATGTCCGCGTCAAGGCATCCATGGCCGACTCCACCTTCATCCGTGGTCCCTCCCTCAACGGCCTCGCTTTCTCCGTCGAGAAGCCCGGCGCCTTCATCCTCGACTACAACCTACCCACGAAC GATGTGAGATTCCAATTCATGAATTCCGTCCGGTTGAAGGAGAAGACTGTGAATCTGACCTACATCCACGCCCTGGGGAGCAACCGGACGACCCTCGATGGCTCCGTAGTCTTCGATCCCTCAAACAAGGTCAACGTTAGCTATACCTTTGGTAAACCGAGCGCCTGCAAGATCAAATACGTGTATGCGCACGGGGAATTGCGCCGGACGGTGCTGGAGCCCTGCTATGATGTGTCTAAGAACGCCTGGGACTTCGCCCTCACTAGGAAGTTCGAGGGGGGAGACTCCCTCAAGGCCACCTATCATACCACCACTAGTGATCTTGGCCTCGAATGGGGCAGGGATTCCAAGGACGGCGGCTCCTTTAAG ATATGTGCAATCGTCAACTTAGCAGAGCAACACAAGACTCCAAAATTGATTGCCGAGAGTACATGGAACTATGagatttga
- the LOC122034550 gene encoding phosphoglycerate kinase, chloroplastic-like, which produces MASTAAASLSLLPTSSSRRRVAAASASAAVCLRPGLRRMGFAFAAGDRLLTAHVADRILAVAGKSGRGIRGVVSMAKKSVGDLTVADLKGKKVFVRADLNVPLDEDRNITDDTRIRAAVPTIQHLISKGAKVILSSHLGRPKGVTPKFSLAPIVPRLSELLGIKVEKADDCIGPEVEKLVNALPEGGVLLLENVRFYKEEEKNEPEFAKKLAALADLYVNDAFGTAHRAHASTEGVTKFLKPSVSGFLLQKELDYLVGAVSSPNRPFAAIVGGSKVSSKIGVIESLLEKCDILLLGGGMIFTFYKAQGFSVGSSLVEDDKLELAKTLIAKAKAKGVSLLLPTDVVVADKFAPDADSKVVPASGIPDGWMGLDIGPDTVKTFSDALDTTKTVIWNGPMGVFEFDKFAFGTEAIARKLAELSGKGVTTIIGGGDSVAAVEKVGVADVMSHISTGGGASLELLEGKELPGVVALDEAIAVPA; this is translated from the exons ATGGCTTCCACCGCCGCCGCCTCCCTCTCCCTCCTCCCAACCTCCTCGTCCCGACGGCGTGTGGCGGCGGCGTCTGCCTCCGCCGCGGTCTGTCTTCGACCTGGGCTCCGACGGATGGGTTTCGCCTTCGCGGCGGGTGATCGTTTGCTGACCGCTCACGTTGCCGACAGGATCCTGGCGGTGGCTGGGAAGAGCGGGAGAGGGATTCGTGGAGTGGTGTCGATGGCTAAGAAGAGCGTTGGTGACCTCACTGTGGCTGacctcaaggggaagaaggtgttcGTCCGAGCGGATCTGAATGTGCCCCTCGATGAGGACCGTAACATTACAGATGATACTAGGATCCGTGCGGCTGTGCCGACCATCCAGCACTTGATCAGCAAAGGGGCCAAAGTCATACTCTCCAGCCATCTG GGACGTCCAAAGGGTGTCACGCCAAAATTTAGCTTGGCCCCAATAGTACCTAGGCTTTCTGAACTTCTTGGAATCAAG GTTGAGAAAGCTGATGATTGCATTGGTCCAGAAGTTGAGAAATTGGTCAATGCACTTCCTGAAGGTGGTGTTCTACTTCTTGAAAATGTAAGAttctacaaagaagaagagaaaaatgaaCCTGAATTCGCCAAGAAGCTGGCAGCACTAGCAGATCTATATGTAAATGATGCATTTGGAACAGCACATAGAGCACATGCATCAACGGAGGGGGTCACCAAGTTCTTGAAGCCCTCTGTCTCTGGTTTTCTACTGCAAAAG GAACTTGATTATCTTGTAGGCGCTGTTTCAAGCCCCAACAGACCTTTTGCAGCAATTGTAGGTGGTTCAAAAGTGTCATCTAAGATTGGAGTAATTGAATCACTGTTAGAGAAATGTGATATTCTTCTTTTGGGTGGAGGAATGATATTCACATTTTACAAAGCACAAGGCTTCTCAGTGGGTTCTTCTTTGGTAGAGGATGACAAACTTGAGCTTGCAAAAACTCTTATTGCAAAAGCCAAAGCCAAAGGTGTCTCTCTTTTGTTGCCAACTGATGTTGTTGTGGCTGATAAGTTTGCACCCGATGCAGACAGCAAG gTTGTGCCAGCATCTGGAATTCCTGATGGTTGGATGGGACTGGATATTGGCCCAGATACAGTTAAGACATTTAGTGATGCACTGGAtacaaccaagacggttattTGGAATGGTCCAATGGGAGTGTTTGAGTTTGACAAGTTTGCTTTTGGAACTGAG GCCATTGCAAGGAAGTTAGCGGAGCTCAGTGGAAAAGGCGTGACGACAATCATTGGAGGTGGAGATTCTGTTGCGGCGGTAGAGAAAGTTGGAGTAGCTGATGTAATGAGCCACATATCAACCGGTGGTGGGGCTAGCTTGGAGCTGTTGGAAGGAAAAGAGCTTCCAGGAGTTGTTGCATTGGATGAAGCAATTGCTGTACCTGCATGA